The DNA region CTTGCCCAGCGACTCCACCGTGGTGTCGGCGCGGATGCCCTCGTCCTCGGCGAACACGATCGGGTCGCCCTTGCGCTGCGGGATCGACACCGGGGCGACCTCGTCGGCGAACAGGCCGTTCTTCCAGGCCGTCGCGGCCTTTTGGTGCGAGGCGGCGGCGAACGCGTCCTGCTCCTCGCGGCTGATCTGGTCGGCGTCGTTGCGCTGCTCGGTGAGCGCGCCCATCGCCTGGTCGGTGAAGATGTCGTACAGACCGTCGTAGGCCATGCTGTCGCGCAGGTTCACGTCGCCGTACTTGAAGCCCTCACGGCTCTTCTCGAGCAGGTGCGGGGCGTTGGTCATGGACTCCTGGCCGCCGGCCACCACGATCTCGTACTCGCCGGCGCGAATCAGCTGATCCGCCATGGCAATTGCGTTGATACCGGACAGGCACACCTTGTTGATGGTGAGCGCCGGGACGTCCATCGGAATCCCCGCGGCGACCGCGGCCTGACGGGCCGGGATCTGGCCCGCGCCCGCGGTGAGCACCTGACCCATGATCACGTAGTCGACCTGCTCGGGCGCGACCCCGCCCTTCTCCAGCGCCGCCTTGATGGCGATGCCGCCCAGATCCGAGCCGCTGAAGTCCTTCAGCGATCCGAGCAGCCGGCCGACCGGGGTACGAGCGCCGGAGACGATCACGGAGGTTGTCACGATGGGGGCCTCACTTACTGTGTGTTGTCACGGCTCCGCCAACCATCGGAGCCGTACTCCACGGTAACTCCATGCACTTCGGCGGGGGTATGCGGGTGCGCGCTACCGTTCCAGATGTGAGCACTACCGAGAACACCGAATTCATCCCGTCGGAATACATCACCGCCGTCGATCACGTGGGCATCGCCGTGCCGGACCTCGATGCCGCCGTCGCCTGGTACCGCGACAATCTGGGCATGGTGGAGACCCACCGCGAGATCAACGAGTCCCAGGGCGTCCACGAGGCCATGCTGTCGGTCCCCGGCACACCCGAGGGCTCGGTCGCTCTTCAGTTGCTGGCTCCGCTCAACGAGGAGTCCACCATCGCCAAGTTCATCGACCGAAACGGGCCTGGCCTGCAGCAGCTCGCCTACCGGGTCACCGATGTCGAGGCGGTTTCCGAGCAACTTCGTGAACGGGGCTTGCGTTTGCTGTACGCAAAGCCGCGTGGTGGAACCGCTGGTTCCCGCATCAATTTCATCCACCCCAAGGATGCTGGCGGTGTGCTGGTCGAACTCGTCGAACCGGCCGCGAAAACTACTCACTAGTACCGGGTTCCGCCCTCCTAAAGAGGGCGTAACAACATTTGCGGTCGACTCACCATCACCGGCGGTCAGGCTGTAGTTTGTGGGGCATGTCGTCCACTGAGCCCGATCGTAATCGCTTCGTCGCGCTGCCCTTTACCGTTGTGCGGAAGGGCTATGACCGTGACGAGGTGCGTAACTACTTCGACCGTTTCGATGCCGAGCTAAGGGTCACCGCCACCGACCGCGATGCGGCCGCAGCCCAGGCCCGCAACCTGGCGGCCCAGCTCGAGGATGC from Nocardia tengchongensis includes:
- a CDS encoding acetyl-CoA C-acetyltransferase, with the protein product MTTSVIVSGARTPVGRLLGSLKDFSGSDLGGIAIKAALEKGGVAPEQVDYVIMGQVLTAGAGQIPARQAAVAAGIPMDVPALTINKVCLSGINAIAMADQLIRAGEYEIVVAGGQESMTNAPHLLEKSREGFKYGDVNLRDSMAYDGLYDIFTDQAMGALTEQRNDADQISREEQDAFAAASHQKAATAWKNGLFADEVAPVSIPQRKGDPIVFAEDEGIRADTTVESLGKLRPAFRKDGSITAGSASQISDGAAAVIVMSKAKAEALGLSWIAEIGAAGVVAGPDSTLQDQPANAIAKACAKEGISPAELDLVEINEAFAAVGIASTRKLGIDPEKVNVNGGAISIGHPLGMSGARIVLHLANELKRRGGGTGAAALCGGGGQGDALIIRVK
- the mce gene encoding methylmalonyl-CoA epimerase — its product is MRVRATVPDVSTTENTEFIPSEYITAVDHVGIAVPDLDAAVAWYRDNLGMVETHREINESQGVHEAMLSVPGTPEGSVALQLLAPLNEESTIAKFIDRNGPGLQQLAYRVTDVEAVSEQLRERGLRLLYAKPRGGTAGSRINFIHPKDAGGVLVELVEPAAKTTH